One Streptomyces sp. SAI-135 DNA segment encodes these proteins:
- a CDS encoding S8 family serine peptidase: MASRRKMCALSAAALTGALVLAAAPAASADQTRQAQWALQTLQAEDAWKISEGNGVTVAVIDTGVNSEHVDLQGNVLQGKDFTDGDDDASPDASEDDPSHGTEMAAVIAGHGHGADGNDGVMGLAPKSKILPIRDDTDRDFSFADEIRYAVDHDASVINISGFTTKDNVADREAIAYALEHDVLVVAGAGNQNKDPLIQYPAKYPGVLAVGGVTQDGTSWDGGNSGPEVLLSAPATRIVSAGWPGNKLRISDGTSNSTAFVSGAAALLRSKYPELTAGQIANRLVKTAALPTSAKGVSLPDERYGYGEIRPLAALTDNIPAGSKYGPLKVSTTGSESPSAAATNGSSDSEDSAAQQKADQKQMIFFVVLGVVALVVIGLLVLLIIKLSRRNKKNNGRPDGPTAYPQYGQQPLPPQQNPYQQDANSHGNPYQQQWPPQQ, encoded by the coding sequence ATGGCCTCCAGGCGAAAGATGTGCGCACTGAGCGCCGCTGCACTGACCGGCGCGCTGGTCCTGGCAGCGGCTCCCGCTGCTTCCGCCGACCAGACGAGACAGGCTCAGTGGGCCCTGCAAACGCTGCAGGCCGAGGATGCGTGGAAGATTTCAGAAGGTAATGGTGTCACCGTTGCTGTAATCGACACTGGCGTGAATTCTGAGCATGTGGACTTGCAGGGAAATGTCCTCCAGGGGAAAGACTTCACTGACGGCGACGACGATGCATCGCCTGACGCTTCCGAGGACGACCCTTCACACGGCACTGAAATGGCGGCGGTTATTGCTGGCCACGGCCATGGGGCAGACGGCAATGACGGTGTGATGGGGTTGGCCCCGAAATCCAAGATTCTACCAATCAGGGACGACACCGACCGCGACTTCAGTTTCGCTGATGAAATTCGCTACGCAGTGGACCATGATGCCTCGGTCATCAATATTTCGGGGTTCACTACCAAAGACAACGTCGCCGATCGTGAAGCCATTGCTTATGCACTGGAACACGATGTCTTGGTTGTGGCCGGGGCAGGGAACCAAAACAAAGACCCACTGATTCAGTACCCTGCAAAGTATCCCGGCGTTCTGGCCGTTGGCGGAGTGACACAGGATGGGACGAGTTGGGACGGTGGAAACAGCGGGCCAGAAGTCCTGCTGTCGGCCCCCGCTACTCGGATCGTGAGCGCTGGTTGGCCTGGAAATAAGCTTCGAATTTCAGACGGAACATCAAACTCGACCGCGTTCGTTTCCGGTGCGGCGGCTTTGTTGCGCTCGAAGTACCCAGAATTGACGGCTGGTCAGATTGCCAACCGGCTTGTTAAGACTGCCGCGCTCCCCACTTCGGCCAAGGGAGTTTCGCTGCCCGATGAAAGGTACGGGTACGGCGAAATTCGCCCGCTGGCCGCATTGACTGACAACATCCCTGCAGGTTCGAAGTATGGGCCGCTGAAGGTTTCCACCACAGGATCTGAAAGCCCATCCGCTGCCGCAACGAATGGATCGTCTGATTCCGAGGATTCTGCAGCACAACAGAAAGCAGATCAGAAGCAAATGATCTTCTTTGTGGTCCTCGGAGTTGTAGCCCTGGTCGTGATCGGTCTACTCGTTCTGCTGATCATTAAACTGTCCCGTCGTAACAAGAAAAACAACGGCAGGCCTGATGGGCCTACCGCATATCCGCAGTATGGGCAGCAGCCCTTGCCTCCGCAGCAGAACCCGTACCAGCAGGACGC